The Streptomonospora litoralis genome window below encodes:
- a CDS encoding LacI family DNA-binding transcriptional regulator, which yields MVTIGDVARVAGVARSTASYALSGRRAVSDEVRERVRQAASELGYAPNAGARALATSQTRVIGLLAQFLPDEFAPAMLQYIQGVANTARDAGYDILLSSDPDGPTALKRITDSRMVDGVVLLNVADQDDRLPVLRAAAQPGALVGLPGDCTGVDVFDLDFEESGRSMVAHLHARGHRELILVSQPEHVIERGGAYVWRLQNTALETAAARDVTLHAVYGSSAQPEIGRELHALLDAHPNATGLLLNNEAAAAALPTVMHERNLSAPDDLSVIGRYSDEFARTFSLPFSSIESAPDRLGRMAVRQLVRRIEQETPADAPHVVRFISPDLVDRGSTAPPPAT from the coding sequence ATGGTCACCATCGGGGACGTCGCCCGCGTCGCAGGCGTGGCGCGCTCGACCGCCTCCTACGCCCTCAGCGGCAGGCGTGCCGTCTCCGACGAGGTGCGCGAGCGGGTCCGCCAGGCGGCGTCCGAGCTGGGCTACGCCCCCAACGCCGGAGCCCGGGCTTTGGCCACCTCCCAGACCAGGGTGATCGGCCTATTGGCCCAGTTCCTGCCCGACGAATTCGCGCCGGCGATGCTGCAGTACATCCAGGGCGTCGCCAACACCGCTCGCGACGCCGGATACGACATCCTGCTCAGCTCGGACCCGGACGGGCCCACGGCCCTCAAGCGGATCACCGACTCGCGCATGGTCGACGGCGTCGTCCTGCTCAACGTCGCCGATCAGGACGACCGCCTGCCGGTGCTGCGGGCCGCAGCGCAGCCCGGCGCGCTTGTGGGCCTGCCCGGCGACTGCACCGGCGTGGACGTGTTCGATCTCGACTTCGAGGAATCCGGCCGCAGCATGGTGGCCCACCTGCACGCCCGCGGACACCGTGAACTGATTCTGGTCTCGCAGCCCGAGCATGTGATCGAACGCGGCGGCGCCTACGTCTGGCGCCTCCAGAACACCGCGCTCGAGACCGCCGCCGCCCGCGACGTCACTCTGCACGCGGTCTACGGTTCCTCGGCCCAGCCCGAAATCGGGCGCGAACTGCATGCCCTCCTCGACGCCCATCCGAACGCCACCGGGCTCCTGCTCAACAACGAGGCCGCCGCGGCGGCACTGCCCACCGTCATGCACGAACGCAACCTGTCGGCGCCCGACGACCTGTCCGTCATCGGGCGCTACTCCGACGAATTCGCCCGGACATTCTCGCTGCCGTTTTCCTCGATCGAGAGCGCCCCCGACCGGCTCGGGCGCATGGCCGTGCGCCAACTCGTACGCCGGATCGAGCAGGAGACCCCCGCGGACGCCCCCCACGTAGTGCGGTTCATCTCGCCGGATCTGGTGGATCGGGGCAGCACCGCCCCGCCGCCTGCGACGTGA